One genomic segment of Desulfocapsa sulfexigens DSM 10523 includes these proteins:
- a CDS encoding PEP-CTERM sorting domain-containing protein, with translation MQKSLNIISYISFCTVCLFASNAAATVYTIEDSWINWPGYSSNRTTDEYGTPEVAGLHVTVENNFLTRITVDLESDARRAFDSLFINTSWKSNSAWDDWNFFVLDGRESLDSGFNPVGETTGDVAASSGLYSVADYYEYTTISKIGREGNPNGIDANFLTLLNSNIGGNHSGLTITYDFSSFGGLAVEDGFFVAYAPWCANDVAGGGAPVPEPATMLLFGAGLTGLAGYRLRRKAK, from the coding sequence ATGCAGAAATCTTTGAATATCATATCTTATATTTCGTTTTGCACTGTTTGCCTGTTTGCCTCCAATGCTGCAGCAACAGTTTACACCATTGAAGACAGTTGGATTAACTGGCCTGGGTATAGCAGTAACAGAACTACAGACGAATATGGAACTCCTGAGGTTGCTGGTTTACATGTAACTGTTGAAAATAATTTTCTTACTCGCATTACTGTTGATTTAGAAAGTGATGCCCGACGTGCATTTGATTCGTTATTTATCAATACCTCCTGGAAGAGTAACTCGGCATGGGATGATTGGAATTTTTTTGTACTCGATGGAAGGGAAAGCCTTGATTCTGGATTTAATCCGGTGGGAGAAACCACCGGTGATGTCGCTGCCAGTAGTGGCCTTTACAGTGTTGCTGATTATTATGAATACACTACTATTAGTAAAATTGGACGTGAAGGAAATCCAAATGGTATCGATGCCAATTTTCTTACACTTTTAAATAGTAATATAGGTGGTAATCATTCAGGACTTACCATAACCTACGACTTTAGTAGTTTTGGTGGTCTGGCAGTAGAAGATGGCTTTTTTGTAGCGTACGCCCCCTGGTGCGCTAATGATGTTGCGGGAGGAGGTGCACCGGTACCAGAACCTGCCACCATGCTGCTCTTTGGCGCAGGGCTTACTGGCCTTGCAGGTTACAGGCTGCGAAGGAAAGCAAAATAA
- a CDS encoding metal ABC transporter solute-binding protein, Zn/Mn family — protein MNYRYWWVFLLAFLFCFPVQLSAETSAKLDVFVSIPPQKWLCEQLGGGHLVIHLLVAQGQEPHAFEPTPRQIQALSGAGVFFTAGMEFEQEITRRLQAGAPSLQIIDTSNDIEKISINGAGHDHDHAEMLDPHVWLSPPNLKSMAGVMTAALGHKDPENKRVYDANLEKLNARLDALDQVVMEDLAAFQGASFFVFHPAFGYFAHRYHLQQVAVETGGKSPTPKQLFALIKKAKKDGVKVIFVQPQFDPRSAEKVATAIGGKVITLDPLAENSVDNIRIMAEKIADALTGRTK, from the coding sequence GTGAATTACAGATATTGGTGGGTTTTCCTGCTTGCTTTTTTGTTTTGTTTTCCCGTTCAGCTGTCTGCTGAGACTTCTGCAAAATTAGACGTTTTCGTTTCCATTCCTCCTCAGAAGTGGTTGTGTGAACAGCTTGGCGGTGGTCACCTTGTAATCCATCTTCTGGTGGCCCAGGGGCAGGAACCTCATGCCTTTGAACCCACTCCCAGGCAGATTCAGGCTCTTTCCGGTGCCGGAGTGTTTTTTACCGCCGGGATGGAATTTGAGCAGGAAATCACCAGGCGTCTTCAGGCGGGAGCACCATCTCTGCAGATAATCGACACCAGTAATGACATAGAAAAAATTTCCATTAATGGAGCCGGCCACGACCATGATCATGCGGAGATGTTGGACCCCCATGTCTGGTTGTCACCACCAAACTTGAAAAGTATGGCCGGAGTCATGACCGCAGCCCTTGGCCATAAAGATCCTGAAAATAAAAGGGTGTATGACGCGAATCTGGAAAAACTGAACGCCCGGTTGGATGCTCTTGATCAGGTCGTTATGGAAGATCTGGCGGCTTTCCAGGGGGCTTCTTTTTTTGTCTTCCATCCGGCATTTGGTTATTTTGCTCATCGCTACCATTTGCAGCAGGTTGCTGTGGAAACGGGTGGAAAATCCCCAACTCCAAAACAGCTTTTTGCACTTATTAAAAAGGCAAAGAAAGACGGGGTGAAGGTGATTTTTGTCCAGCCCCAGTTTGATCCAAGAAGTGCAGAGAAGGTGGCAACTGCCATTGGTGGTAAGGTCATTACCCTTGATCCCCTTGCAGAGAACAGTGTTGATAATATACGGATCATGGCTGAAAAAATTGCTGATGCCCTTACTGGTCGGACAAAGTAA
- a CDS encoding anti-sigma factor antagonist (This anti-anti-sigma factor, or anti-sigma factor antagonist, belongs to a family that includes characterized members SpoIIAA, RsbV, RsfA, and RsfB.), whose translation MRLKTELIQGVFIVTFEGERLDAPQAESFLSAMQGFIKEGNVFILLDMSNIIFMDSTGLGSMIRALKEIYDDGQLVICGITEQVRSLLKITHLDEVFTIAENRDDAFAIFSVFIAPISQEPAREQLQPTNNDTVIDTDFYDRFIHQDDTEPKEEPKERRRYKRIPKDHIVDEDLFAYCQDLNSGKRSHGVIRNISPGGFLMVSNTSHRVDDRMHVQFSVGKAFKLSETAIVRSATDGRYGMEFMGISAKSKSFLTQLGGSIQLNNLSS comes from the coding sequence ATGAGACTAAAAACAGAACTTATTCAAGGGGTATTTATCGTTACCTTTGAAGGTGAAAGACTGGACGCCCCTCAGGCAGAGAGTTTTCTTTCGGCAATGCAGGGATTTATCAAAGAAGGCAATGTTTTCATTCTTCTTGATATGAGCAATATTATCTTCATGGACAGCACTGGCCTGGGTTCCATGATCAGAGCTCTTAAAGAGATCTACGACGATGGCCAGTTAGTAATATGCGGCATTACTGAACAGGTAAGGAGTCTCCTTAAAATCACTCACCTGGATGAGGTTTTCACAATTGCCGAAAACCGGGATGATGCCTTTGCCATTTTCTCTGTCTTTATCGCCCCCATTTCCCAAGAACCTGCCAGAGAGCAATTACAACCAACGAACAATGATACAGTAATTGATACCGATTTTTATGACAGGTTTATCCATCAGGACGACACTGAACCTAAAGAGGAACCAAAGGAAAGAAGACGTTACAAACGCATCCCAAAAGATCATATTGTTGATGAAGATCTTTTTGCATATTGCCAGGATCTCAATTCAGGGAAAAGAAGCCATGGTGTAATACGCAACATCAGTCCCGGTGGATTTCTCATGGTCTCCAACACCAGCCATAGGGTTGATGATCGGATGCATGTTCAATTTTCTGTTGGCAAGGCCTTCAAACTTTCAGAGACTGCTATTGTACGATCAGCAACCGATGGAAGATATGGTATGGAGTTTATGGGGATTTCTGCAAAATCAAAATCATTCCTCACACAGCTTGGCGGATCCATACAACTAAACAATCTTTCCTCTTAA
- a CDS encoding site-2 protease family protein, which translates to MNSIILQIIILAPPILLALTVHEFAHGYVAYRFGDPTARNEGRLTLNPLKHLDPLGTLAFFIIKIGWAKPVPVNPYYFKNPRKDMLWVALAGPAVNLALAVISAILTKIVWFIAATIPYSPIAEAILVPLNEVLMASVWINLVLCIFNFLPIPPLDGSKILAGILPPDMARSYASVERYGFVIIILLAFSGILSKMILPIIDFARNILL; encoded by the coding sequence ATGAATAGTATTATTCTTCAGATAATAATTCTCGCCCCACCAATCCTCCTGGCCCTGACCGTCCACGAATTTGCCCACGGCTATGTAGCCTACCGTTTCGGTGACCCCACTGCAAGAAACGAGGGACGCCTGACATTAAACCCTTTGAAACACCTTGATCCACTAGGAACACTGGCATTTTTTATTATTAAAATCGGTTGGGCAAAACCGGTACCCGTGAATCCGTATTATTTCAAGAATCCACGTAAGGACATGCTATGGGTGGCCCTTGCAGGCCCTGCTGTGAATCTGGCGCTGGCTGTTATCAGTGCAATACTTACAAAGATCGTCTGGTTCATTGCCGCCACCATTCCCTATTCCCCCATTGCCGAAGCTATCCTTGTCCCGTTGAATGAGGTGCTCATGGCTTCCGTCTGGATAAATCTGGTACTCTGTATCTTTAACTTCCTACCCATTCCACCACTGGACGGGAGCAAGATTCTTGCAGGCATCCTCCCTCCGGATATGGCAAGATCATACGCATCGGTTGAACGTTATGGGTTTGTTATTATTATACTCCTGGCATTTTCAGGCATACTGTCAAAGATGATACTACCGATCATTGACTTTGCTCGAAATATCTTATTATAG
- a CDS encoding OmpP1/FadL family transporter has product MKKKISIVALSSVLIAGSAMASGYRIPEQSVDSVAKAGANVASANQADTAYYNPANMGWLKKDAWQFEGALTYINLPSVSYEDNRSPLMNGSSKTENFLLPTFFLVSPDMNNFRLGISAIAPFGLSKRWEQPFPRSTAEEYSLNVYELNPTVSYTISDMFSLAGGVRMIYSTAQVSNYAVQSSGMMVTRSMEGDAMEWGYNLAASVRPTKDMNISATYRSNVDLGLDGDVTMGTNTPSIFVMETSGAVDLPAPAVLSLSLAYTFGPATIDLTWDRTFWSEYESIEFDYSSPVAHPVLNAVYTPAIPKNWDDSNGYRIGLSYVLNQDVTLMAGFAYDETPIPDETLGFELPGSNAWLYSVGVRYRVSEAMEIGAGYLYDYKESRTVVNGSATTGINGEFTDAAAHLLSFGLSYDF; this is encoded by the coding sequence ATGAAAAAAAAGATTTCCATAGTGGCTTTGAGTTCTGTACTGATAGCCGGATCTGCCATGGCCTCTGGCTATCGCATTCCCGAGCAGTCTGTTGACTCGGTAGCCAAAGCTGGTGCCAATGTTGCCTCAGCCAACCAGGCGGATACCGCCTATTATAATCCTGCCAATATGGGATGGTTGAAGAAAGATGCATGGCAGTTTGAAGGTGCATTGACCTATATTAATCTGCCATCTGTCAGCTATGAGGATAACCGTAGCCCTCTTATGAATGGTAGCTCCAAGACTGAGAATTTTCTTCTCCCCACTTTCTTTCTTGTTTCTCCAGATATGAATAATTTCCGTCTCGGAATTTCAGCAATCGCTCCATTTGGCCTTTCCAAACGCTGGGAACAGCCCTTTCCCCGGAGTACTGCCGAAGAATATAGCCTTAACGTCTATGAGTTGAATCCAACCGTATCCTACACCATATCCGATATGTTCTCACTTGCAGGTGGTGTCCGTATGATCTACAGTACTGCCCAGGTGAGCAATTACGCGGTGCAGTCCAGCGGAATGATGGTTACCCGAAGTATGGAAGGTGATGCCATGGAGTGGGGATACAATCTGGCTGCTTCGGTTCGCCCTACCAAAGATATGAACATATCTGCGACCTATCGTTCCAACGTTGATCTGGGGCTGGATGGTGATGTCACAATGGGAACAAATACCCCTTCAATCTTTGTCATGGAGACAAGTGGGGCTGTTGATCTTCCCGCACCCGCTGTATTGTCTCTTTCTCTTGCTTACACCTTTGGTCCAGCCACCATTGATCTGACCTGGGACAGAACATTCTGGTCAGAATATGAAAGTATTGAATTTGACTATTCAAGCCCTGTTGCACATCCAGTGCTGAATGCTGTTTATACTCCAGCGATTCCTAAAAACTGGGATGACTCCAATGGCTATCGCATAGGTCTTTCCTATGTGTTGAATCAGGATGTTACTCTGATGGCAGGGTTTGCCTATGACGAAACTCCAATACCGGATGAGACCCTTGGGTTTGAACTTCCTGGTAGCAACGCCTGGCTCTACTCTGTTGGTGTTCGGTATCGTGTGAGTGAAGCCATGGAAATTGGGGCAGGATATCTGTATGATTACAAAGAAAGCCGAACCGTTGTCAATGGAAGCGCTACTACTGGCATCAATGGTGAATTCACTGATGCTGCTGCACATTTGTTAAGCTTTGGGTTGAGTTACGATTTCTAG
- a CDS encoding CBS domain-containing protein, whose protein sequence is MKVITTHLNADFDGLASMIAAQKLYPDAVMAFPGSQEKNVRRFIAETLHHRYDFTRLKYIDLNQIDTLIVVDTRQKRRIGEFAKCLSNPKLNLHLYDHHPDTEDDMQGNLETIAPVGATITVICGVLQEKKISVSQEEATIYGLGIYEDTGSLTHMTTTPDDLFAAAWLLKKGAQLDIISQFLSYDLTARQVSLIHELSKTAKSYRISGIEAVVINLTLEEYEDDFSLIVRRFMIMENLDCLFALVSMEGRIYLIARSRVPEVNTGAIARDFNGGGHASAASATLRDMTMIEAQEQLIRSLHRHIKPQAIAGEMLSQPVISIPSNTSILEANSLLTRYNITALPVLADADSETATTPLPPAKIVGTISRRIVEKAIHHNLGTFPVSDYMTTDIEVLPLSATLSDIEELIIEHRQRLIPIIHEQRLEGVITRTDLLNMLINDPGHMPQDLGGADAPSTREKSKNVLQLISETLDRDLIILLRTIGEVAEDIGFKAYAVGGFVRDLLQKQKNLDLDIVVEGDGIIFAKQLVKTLGGRVRTHDRFKTANITLANGFKIDVATARLEYYEYPAALPTVELSSIKLDLYRRDFTINAMALQLNPALFGTLIDFFSCQNDLKDKLIKVLHNLSFVEDPSRILRAVRFEKRMDFKIARHTERLIHGAVKMDLFGKTNNPRIFTELKQIFEEENPILAIRRLADLELFQFLWPDLLPNLKIDRRFLHIIRQAQQAISWFHLLYLDEPIEPWRVYLLAIMARSRPRQIETFCERFQIHDHICRELIIQKLTADEIGNKLYGRIPEKNSEINQMLKNLTNEGLLYLMAIARKKEIKKTVSLYVTSLRNVQSLLNGDDLKKLGYIPGEQFKKMFSDITDARLDGLVKSREDEKQFILKHFPR, encoded by the coding sequence ATGAAAGTCATCACAACCCACCTGAATGCGGACTTTGACGGTCTTGCCTCCATGATCGCTGCACAAAAACTCTACCCCGACGCGGTAATGGCCTTTCCCGGCTCCCAGGAAAAAAATGTCCGTCGCTTTATCGCAGAAACGCTTCATCATCGATATGATTTCACGAGACTCAAGTATATTGATCTGAACCAGATAGACACCCTTATCGTTGTCGACACCAGGCAAAAGAGACGTATTGGTGAGTTTGCAAAATGCCTGAGCAATCCAAAGTTGAACCTCCATCTTTACGACCACCACCCTGACACTGAAGACGACATGCAGGGAAACCTTGAAACAATTGCTCCGGTTGGCGCAACAATCACGGTTATCTGTGGAGTATTACAAGAAAAAAAAATATCCGTCAGCCAGGAAGAAGCAACCATTTACGGACTTGGTATTTATGAGGACACCGGCTCTCTTACTCACATGACCACCACTCCGGACGACCTGTTCGCGGCCGCCTGGCTGTTAAAAAAAGGCGCTCAGTTAGACATCATTTCTCAATTCCTCTCCTATGACCTCACCGCCCGACAGGTGAGCCTGATACACGAACTTAGCAAAACCGCCAAAAGTTACAGGATTTCAGGCATTGAGGCTGTGGTCATAAATCTCACACTCGAAGAATACGAGGATGACTTCTCACTCATCGTTCGTCGCTTCATGATAATGGAAAACCTCGACTGCCTCTTTGCCCTGGTCTCCATGGAGGGACGTATCTATCTCATCGCAAGATCCCGTGTTCCGGAAGTCAACACCGGGGCTATTGCCAGGGATTTTAATGGAGGTGGCCACGCCTCTGCGGCCTCGGCCACCCTACGAGACATGACCATGATTGAGGCACAGGAACAACTGATCCGGAGCCTCCACAGACATATCAAACCACAGGCAATCGCCGGAGAAATGCTCTCCCAGCCCGTCATTTCAATCCCCTCAAACACTTCAATTCTTGAAGCGAACAGCTTGCTCACCCGCTACAATATCACAGCCCTTCCGGTACTTGCAGATGCTGATTCCGAAACAGCAACGACTCCCCTCCCACCGGCAAAAATTGTCGGAACCATTTCACGTAGAATTGTTGAGAAGGCCATACATCACAACCTCGGCACTTTTCCTGTAAGTGATTACATGACAACAGACATTGAAGTGCTTCCGCTCAGTGCAACACTCTCCGACATAGAAGAGTTAATAATCGAACACAGACAACGGCTGATCCCCATTATTCATGAACAGCGACTGGAGGGGGTCATCACACGAACCGACCTCCTTAACATGCTGATAAATGATCCCGGCCATATGCCTCAGGACCTTGGAGGCGCAGATGCCCCCTCCACTCGGGAAAAAAGTAAAAATGTTCTCCAACTTATAAGTGAAACACTGGATAGGGACCTCATCATCCTGCTCAGAACAATTGGCGAGGTAGCCGAAGACATTGGGTTTAAAGCCTATGCAGTTGGAGGGTTTGTTCGCGACCTGCTCCAGAAGCAGAAAAACCTGGATCTGGATATTGTGGTGGAGGGTGATGGAATCATTTTTGCCAAACAGCTTGTGAAAACCCTTGGTGGCCGGGTTCGAACCCATGATCGTTTTAAAACCGCCAACATAACCCTCGCCAACGGATTCAAGATTGATGTGGCCACGGCAAGACTCGAATACTATGAATATCCGGCGGCACTCCCAACGGTTGAACTCTCATCCATCAAACTTGATCTTTACCGACGTGATTTCACCATTAACGCCATGGCACTTCAGCTCAACCCTGCCCTATTTGGTACGCTGATCGACTTTTTCAGCTGCCAGAATGACCTTAAGGACAAACTGATCAAAGTCCTCCACAACTTAAGTTTCGTGGAAGATCCCAGCCGTATCCTGCGAGCTGTTCGCTTTGAAAAGCGAATGGATTTCAAAATTGCCAGACATACAGAACGACTGATTCATGGGGCCGTAAAAATGGATCTCTTCGGCAAGACAAACAACCCGCGCATCTTTACCGAACTCAAGCAGATTTTCGAGGAAGAAAACCCAATCCTTGCCATCAGGCGACTTGCAGACCTGGAACTCTTCCAGTTTCTCTGGCCCGACCTGCTACCCAATCTCAAAATCGACCGCCGTTTCCTCCATATCATCAGACAGGCCCAGCAGGCCATATCCTGGTTTCACCTTCTCTACCTTGACGAACCCATTGAACCGTGGCGTGTTTACCTCCTTGCTATTATGGCCAGATCCCGGCCCCGCCAAATTGAAACATTTTGCGAACGTTTTCAGATTCATGATCATATTTGCAGGGAACTGATCATCCAGAAACTCACGGCAGACGAAATTGGCAACAAACTCTACGGCCGGATACCTGAAAAAAACAGCGAAATCAATCAGATGCTCAAGAATCTCACAAACGAAGGATTGCTCTATTTGATGGCCATTGCCAGAAAAAAAGAAATCAAGAAAACAGTATCACTCTACGTCACCTCACTGCGAAATGTACAATCACTTCTTAATGGTGATGACCTCAAAAAACTTGGTTATATTCCTGGAGAGCAATTTAAAAAAATGTTTTCAGATATCACAGATGCACGTCTGGATGGACTCGTGAAAAGCAGAGAGGACGAAAAACAGTTCATCTTAAAGCATTTTCCTCGATAA
- a CDS encoding metal ABC transporter permease: MIEFVAALTDPNLPFFRYALLTGIFASVPFGIIGTFVVVRRISYIAGAIAHCVLGGIGLGMYLEKAVGISWFGPMQGAVLVALLAAVILTLVSRYAAEREDSVIGALWAVGMATGLLFIAKTPGYVDPMSYLFGNILLVSKQDFVFVLVLDVIVLGLVTLFYNKFLAVCFDEEFSRLRGVHTGWMYLLLLCLAALTIVLLVRVVGIVMVIALLTLPAAVAGNMSRNIKQMMFVSILFCAGFVVMGLGVSYNLDLPSGPVIIVIAALVYLLVLSAARLKKSFF, encoded by the coding sequence ATGATTGAATTTGTGGCAGCATTGACAGATCCCAATTTGCCGTTTTTTCGCTATGCATTGCTTACTGGAATTTTTGCCTCTGTCCCCTTTGGTATAATTGGTACCTTTGTCGTTGTACGCAGGATCAGCTATATTGCGGGTGCCATTGCCCATTGTGTGCTTGGTGGAATAGGTCTTGGCATGTATCTGGAAAAAGCGGTGGGGATCAGCTGGTTTGGACCCATGCAGGGAGCTGTCCTGGTGGCATTACTTGCTGCGGTTATTTTAACTCTGGTAAGTCGCTACGCTGCTGAGCGTGAGGACAGTGTGATTGGTGCTCTCTGGGCTGTCGGCATGGCAACTGGGCTTCTTTTTATTGCCAAAACCCCGGGGTATGTCGATCCCATGAGTTATCTTTTCGGGAACATCCTGCTCGTCTCAAAACAGGATTTTGTCTTTGTACTGGTGCTTGATGTGATTGTACTTGGACTCGTTACTCTTTTTTATAATAAATTTCTGGCCGTGTGTTTTGATGAGGAGTTTTCACGACTGCGGGGAGTACATACGGGCTGGATGTATCTGCTGCTACTGTGTCTGGCTGCGCTCACCATTGTTTTGCTGGTGAGGGTTGTCGGTATTGTTATGGTAATTGCTCTGCTTACTCTGCCAGCTGCTGTTGCCGGTAATATGTCTCGAAATATCAAGCAGATGATGTTTGTTTCGATTTTGTTTTGTGCCGGTTTTGTGGTGATGGGGCTAGGGGTAAGTTACAATCTTGACCTGCCAAGTGGGCCAGTGATTATTGTCATTGCTGCCCTTGTGTATCTTCTGGTTTTGTCCGCCGCAAGATTAAAAAAGAGTTTTTTCTGA
- a CDS encoding metal ABC transporter ATP-binding protein → MAADMSDSSAISIRDLSFSYDAQVVLEDVNLEVLSLDSICVVGPNGGGKSTLIKLIVGLLNPDSGEVRVFGEKPESARLRIGYVPQYARYDPQFPISVFEVVCMGRLSDSWIGRYTRDDREKVMEALSIIGLADIADRPFSSISGGQRQRVLIARALASEGDILILDEPTANIDHESEVQFFDLLTELNKRMTILMVTHEVGFASTFFKRIACVNKQVVIHPTSALTGDLIRDMYGGDLQIIRHDHFCGVEGHQHD, encoded by the coding sequence ATGGCTGCTGATATGTCAGATAGCAGTGCGATATCCATTCGTGACCTTTCCTTTTCCTATGATGCTCAGGTTGTGCTTGAGGACGTCAATCTTGAAGTGCTTTCTCTGGATTCCATCTGTGTGGTTGGACCAAATGGTGGAGGAAAATCCACCCTTATAAAATTAATAGTAGGACTCCTCAATCCCGATAGCGGTGAAGTGCGAGTCTTTGGTGAAAAACCAGAATCTGCAAGGTTGAGGATAGGCTATGTCCCCCAGTATGCCAGGTATGATCCGCAGTTTCCCATCTCTGTTTTTGAGGTGGTGTGTATGGGACGATTAAGTGATTCGTGGATTGGACGATATACACGTGATGATAGGGAAAAGGTGATGGAAGCGCTCAGTATTATAGGGCTTGCAGATATTGCTGACAGGCCTTTTTCTTCCATTTCCGGTGGACAGCGACAGCGTGTACTTATTGCCAGAGCCCTTGCTTCTGAAGGTGATATCCTGATTCTTGATGAACCTACGGCCAATATCGATCATGAATCGGAGGTGCAATTTTTTGATCTTCTGACAGAGTTGAATAAACGCATGACTATACTGATGGTTACACACGAAGTTGGCTTTGCATCCACCTTTTTTAAACGGATTGCCTGCGTGAATAAACAGGTGGTGATTCATCCGACGAGTGCTCTCACAGGGGATCTTATTCGTGATATGTATGGCGGTGACTTGCAGATTATCCGTCACGATCACTTTTGTGGAGTGGAAGGACACCAGCATGATTGA
- a CDS encoding AMP-binding protein: MPESNDVRMTLNYILDNSVERYGELPAIGMAADGALTYREFYDNIIALAHHLTKEGVKKGDRVAILSENSPQWGMAYFAIIRIGAIAVPILPDLPEADVHHILNEMEVPVLFVSDRQIEKIYELNQKSLRRIITLDDLGATQDVVDVTFFSKYLEDAVVAQKAADEKGEGMSFADVTEDDLASILYTSGTSGYSKAVMLSHKNLTANAYSAATMLGVESGSVFLSVLPMSHTYEFTLGFITPLIKGCKVAYAGKTPTPAILEKLCRHEKPRVMFAVPLIMEKIYKKRVLPQIEKSRLLSLLCRFSFGRKFVYKKIGAKLIAFFGGNLELMGIGGAALNPEVENFLREAEFPYIIGYGLTESAPILAGGPVGDKTITVGSTGKPFPGVEVKIVNPDPGSGVGEIYGRGPNVMQGYYGDPDASAEALTEDGWLITGDLGSFDDAGNLHIRGRSKNVIVMANGENVYPEPIEHKINSYFWVVESLVVENNGKLDAWVYPDYEVIDEMTEGQSRVERREYIDKLCATLRKEVNAQVSTASRLMRIVERREPFIKTATHKIKRYLYNGD; the protein is encoded by the coding sequence ATGCCGGAATCCAACGATGTACGGATGACCTTAAATTATATACTCGATAATAGCGTGGAGCGGTATGGAGAACTGCCAGCAATTGGAATGGCAGCAGATGGTGCTTTAACCTATCGTGAATTTTATGATAACATCATAGCGCTTGCCCATCATCTGACTAAGGAGGGAGTAAAAAAAGGTGATCGGGTTGCTATTTTATCGGAAAATTCTCCCCAATGGGGAATGGCCTATTTTGCGATCATACGTATAGGGGCAATTGCCGTCCCCATTCTTCCCGACCTTCCCGAGGCAGATGTTCACCATATTCTTAATGAGATGGAGGTGCCTGTCCTCTTTGTTTCTGATCGTCAGATTGAAAAGATTTATGAGTTGAACCAAAAGTCATTACGGCGAATTATTACACTTGATGATCTGGGTGCAACGCAGGATGTGGTTGATGTTACATTCTTTTCAAAGTACCTTGAGGATGCAGTAGTTGCACAAAAAGCTGCAGATGAGAAGGGGGAAGGGATGTCTTTTGCCGATGTTACAGAGGATGACCTTGCTTCCATTCTTTACACCTCCGGAACATCAGGCTACTCAAAAGCTGTAATGCTCAGTCATAAAAATCTGACGGCCAATGCTTATAGTGCGGCAACCATGTTAGGTGTTGAAAGTGGCAGTGTTTTTCTCTCCGTCCTGCCGATGTCTCATACCTATGAGTTTACCCTTGGATTTATTACGCCCTTGATTAAAGGCTGCAAGGTTGCTTATGCCGGAAAGACACCAACCCCAGCGATCCTCGAGAAACTGTGTAGGCATGAAAAGCCCAGAGTTATGTTTGCGGTGCCCCTGATTATGGAGAAAATTTATAAAAAACGGGTGTTGCCACAGATTGAAAAGAGTCGTTTACTTTCCCTGCTCTGCCGCTTTTCCTTTGGTCGAAAGTTTGTCTATAAAAAGATCGGTGCAAAACTTATAGCATTTTTTGGAGGTAATCTTGAGCTCATGGGGATTGGTGGTGCGGCCTTAAATCCTGAGGTTGAAAATTTTCTCCGCGAGGCTGAATTCCCCTATATTATCGGCTATGGACTGACTGAATCCGCTCCTATTCTTGCCGGTGGTCCAGTGGGTGATAAAACTATCACCGTTGGCTCAACTGGAAAACCTTTCCCTGGAGTGGAGGTGAAGATTGTCAATCCTGATCCAGGCAGTGGCGTTGGGGAAATTTACGGACGTGGTCCCAATGTCATGCAGGGGTATTACGGTGACCCCGATGCTTCTGCAGAAGCACTTACAGAAGATGGATGGCTCATCACCGGTGATCTTGGATCATTTGACGATGCTGGAAACCTCCATATCCGCGGACGGTCCAAAAATGTTATTGTTATGGCTAACGGGGAAAATGTCTATCCGGAACCCATTGAGCATAAAATAAATTCGTATTTCTGGGTTGTTGAATCACTGGTTGTTGAAAACAACGGCAAGCTCGATGCCTGGGTTTATCCTGATTATGAAGTTATTGATGAAATGACCGAGGGGCAATCCCGGGTTGAGCGTCGGGAATACATTGACAAACTCTGTGCGACTTTGCGAAAAGAAGTAAATGCTCAGGTGTCCACAGCTTCTCGTCTTATGCGGATTGTGGAGAGGCGTGAACCTTTTATTAAGACTGCAACGCATAAAATCAAGCGATACCTCTATAATGGTGACTAA